A stretch of the Ensifer sp. PDNC004 genome encodes the following:
- a CDS encoding TetR family transcriptional regulator, producing MRRTKADAEATRQKILSAAERVFYEKGVSNTTLEEIAKAAGVTRGAIYWHFANKTDLFLALHDAVPLPQEDMVAREIEAEAADTLSILEGAMGDWLDVLAADEQRQRILTIMLRTNYDGDLGEVLARQKELDEHHNVVLELAFSRALAKGQMHETWTPASATRTLHWMMLGLCTEWLLFGRRFDLAAEGREGLSRLFASFRAPAVTATAVVARL from the coding sequence ATGCGCCGAACAAAGGCCGATGCAGAAGCAACGAGGCAGAAGATCCTGAGCGCCGCCGAGCGCGTCTTCTACGAAAAGGGCGTCTCGAACACGACGCTGGAAGAAATCGCCAAGGCCGCCGGCGTGACCCGTGGCGCCATCTACTGGCACTTCGCCAACAAGACCGACCTGTTCCTCGCGCTGCACGACGCTGTGCCCCTGCCGCAGGAAGACATGGTCGCCCGCGAGATCGAAGCGGAAGCTGCCGACACCCTCTCCATCCTCGAAGGCGCCATGGGCGACTGGCTGGATGTGCTCGCCGCCGACGAGCAGCGCCAGCGTATCCTTACGATCATGCTGCGCACCAATTACGACGGTGACCTCGGCGAAGTGCTCGCCCGCCAGAAGGAACTCGACGAGCACCATAACGTCGTGCTCGAACTCGCTTTTTCCCGCGCGCTCGCCAAGGGGCAGATGCACGAGACCTGGACCCCGGCCTCGGCGACGCGGACGCTGCACTGGATGATGCTGGGGCTCTGTACGGAATGGCTGCTGTTCGGCCGCCGCTTCGACCTGGCAGCCGAGGGGCGCGAAGGCCTGAGCCGGCTGTTTGCCAGCTTCCGCGCGCCGGCCGTTACGGCAACGGCCGTGGTCGCACGCCTGTAA